In the genome of Streptomyces sp. NBC_00259, the window CCCGCACCGACTTCGGGTTGTACAGGTCCACGGAGGCGTCGGTGAGGACGACCGCGTCGGCGCCCGCGGCGTCGGCGCAGCGCAGGACCGTGCCGGCGTTCCCGGGGTCGCGTACGTGCGCCAGGACGGCCACGAGCCTGGGCCGGGCGGCGAGGATGTCCTCGAACGGCGAGTCGAGGAACCCGCACACACCGACCAGTCCCTGCGGTGTGACGGTCTGCGAGACCTCCGCCAGGACGGTGTCGTCGGCGTAGTGGATCCGGACCCCGGCGGCACGCGCCGCCCCGACGATGTCCGTGTAGCGCTCGGCGGCCTCGACGGTGGCGAAGAGCTCGATGAGCGTCGGGCGGCCGTCGTCGCCCCGGTGCTCCACGGCCTCCCGTACGGCCTGCGGTCCCTCGGCGATGAACCGCCGGTCCTTGGACCGGAAGTTCCGCTTGGCGAGCCGCCGCGCGGCGACGACGCGCGGGGACCGCGCGGAGATCAGCTCGGGGTTGTGCATGGGGTGCACTCACTTCCTTCATGGCCGTGCCCGGGTCCTTCATGGCCGTGCCCGGGCACGGCACGCCCTGCGGGGCGGGCTCCGCAGGGCCCGGCACCGGGTCCGTCCTCGAGCGCCGGACGGGCTGGACCGGATGTGCGGCCGGT includes:
- a CDS encoding TrmH family RNA methyltransferase, whose product is MHNPELISARSPRVVAARRLAKRNFRSKDRRFIAEGPQAVREAVEHRGDDGRPTLIELFATVEAAERYTDIVGAARAAGVRIHYADDTVLAEVSQTVTPQGLVGVCGFLDSPFEDILAARPRLVAVLAHVRDPGNAGTVLRCADAAGADAVVLTDASVDLYNPKSVRASVGSLFHLPVAVGVPVEQAVSGLKGAGVRILAADGAGEDDLDDELDAGTMSGPTAWIFGNEAWGLPEETRALADAVVRVPIHGKAESLNLATAAAVCLYASARAQRTPGGCRATTAR